Genomic window (Tardiphaga sp. vice304):
GACGCTGAATCCGGATACGATACGCATCGCCGGTTCAGCGACCAAACGCCAAAAAGAAAAAGGGAGAGCGCTGAGACGCCCCCCCTTCACCTGGATCGATCTTTCCGCGGATGCCTGCCCGGGATCCGAATTGCCCCGTCCCAGGCATCGCGCGCGATGACCAAACCTGTTGTCAGCCACCCTGGTATCAACCGCGGCGCCTCATCAAGGTACCGCGCCGATGTGTAGTACGCGACCATACTACGCGAACACCAGCGCTACGCCACCATCATGCTTAAATAAACGTTAACATCTGCAATTAAAGTTAACGCCGTGGAAAACGCGGCTGCGGCATGGACGATGCAATGTCTGACCTGCACAAGATGTAGCGGGCACGAGGTGCCTGGATTCGGGACAGAAATGTCCCGCACGGACCATTTGCCGGTCAAGGCGAGCGTTGATGAAGCATCCATCCAGCAAAGAGTTCTTTGCCTATTGGGACGACAAGCGCGGCGACGCGCGCGCCCCGGAGCGCAGCGACATCGAGCCCGGTCCGGTGCGCGAACTGCTCGGCGATATTTTCGTGTTGTCTTACGACAAGCCGGCCGGTTTCCCGTTCCGCGTCGCCGGCACGCGGGTCTGCGCCCTGCTCGACCGCGACCTCAAGGGCCAGGCGTTCCCGATGCTGTTTGCGCCGGACAACCGTCGCGACATTGAAGAGATCGTCACCGTGGTGGCCGAGGAACTGCTGGCGGCCGTGGCCGGCGTCACCGCGGTGACCGACGACGGCCGCAAGGTGCAACTGGAACTGCTGCTACTGCCGTTCAACATGCGCGCCCACACCCCGACCAGCCTGACCGGCCTGCTGGCGCCGCTCGGCGAGGCCGGCGGCCGGCTCGGCTATTTCAGCCTGACCTCGTTCCGCTATCTCGCCCACCCGCCGCAACGCTTCGCACCGCGCGCGCTGCGCAAGCTGAAGGTCGCCCACGGACTGATGATCTATGAGGGGCTGCGTTGAGCGATCCGGTCTGGCGTCGCGCGCCGTCTTCACACCCATCGGCGATGAAACGACGTGATTGCTAACGCATCATTAACCCTGAGCCACGTAGAGTTGTGTTACCCTCGACCCGCTGACCGGCACGGCATATGGCGCTCGCGCAACCACGATCGATTCTGCCCGCGGCAGAAGAAAAGCGACGTTTCCAGCGCGTGAAGGTCCACCTTCTCGGCCGCTACATGCTGCCGGACCGCCGCGAGTTTCCCTGCCAGGTGATCAATATGTCGCCTGGCGGCCTGGCCCTGCTCGGCCCCGGCATCGGCAATATCGGCGATCGCGTGATCGCCTATCTCGATCATATCGGCCGCGTCGAAGGCAAGGTGACCCGCATCATCGACAATGGCTTTGCGATGACCGTCGGCGCCACCCCGCGCAAGCGCGACAAGCTGGCGGCGCAGCTGACCTGGCTTGCCAACCGCGACATCCTCAACCTGCCGGAAGACCGCCGCCACGACCGTATCGTGCCGCGCAACCCGATCTGCGTCCTCACGCTCGAGGACAGCACCCAGATGACCTGCCGGATCATCGACCTGTCGCTGTCCGGCGCCGCCATCGCGGCGGAGAAGCGTCCGCCGCTGCACAGCCATGTGTCGCTCGGCCGGGTGCAGTCCCGCGTCGTCCGCCATCTCGAGGAAGGCTTCGCGATCGAGTTCATTCACGAGCAGCTCGCCGAGACACTGGAAGACAGCGTCAACGCCGGGTAAACGACCAAGCCTCCCTGACCCCAATCTGGTTGCGATTGAAAGGCGGTATCCCTGTCCCGGGATACCGCCTTCTTCATGTTTGACAACTGCCTTACCCGTTAACGCCGAGCCACGGTTGCGCCGCAAAGCCGCCATTTCCCGGCGCGGCGTGCTTAATGCGTAAAGTTTGAATCAAATCGGCAAGGTTAAATTCGGCTCCAGAAAGCCCGAACTATAGTTTCGAAAACGTAGCGTGTTTGAAGCGTATTCGTCTCAATTGTAGTTGGCCGATTTAGCGGCGCCGCAAAGCCTCTGTGCAAAACATGGTCCCAACAAGAAACGGGGGCCACAATGTTTGGTATCACGGGGCGAACTACAGGAATGGCGATTGCTGCTTTCCTGATCGGATTTTCAGTTACGGCGAATGCCGGCGACGCACGCTATGCAAGCCTGGGCGACACGACGCGCTCGCCGATCGGCTGGATCGAATTCTGCGCGGACAATCCCGCTGATTGCCGCGGGGCTGCTACCCAAGCGCGCGACATCGTTATCACGCAGACGGCGTGGAAGGATTTGCTGCGCGTCAACCGCTGGGTCAACGAGACCATCAAGCCGATGACCGATCAGGATCATTGGGGCGTGGTCGAGAAGTGGTCGCTGCCAGACGACGGCTACGGCGATTGCGAAGACTACGTGCTGTTGAAGCGCAAGATGCTGATCGATGCGGGCTGGCCGCGCGAGGCACTGCTGATCACCGTGGTACGCGACAAGAAGGGCGACGGACATGCGGTGCTGACGGTGAAGACCGACAAGGGCGAATACGTGCTCGACAACCAGAATGAGAACGTCGTGTCGTGGACCGAGACCGGCTACCGCTTCGTCAAGCGGCAGTCGCAGTCCAACCCGAACGTCTGGGTTTCGCTCGGAGACAACCGTCCTGCCGTCGCCACCGCCAGCGCCCGCTGATATCGAATTTTTCGAGATACGCGACCCGGTCACTTCCCCACCCCTCCCCGTCCCAGACCGGATCGCGTGCGGCCAGCCTTCCCCCAAGGCTGGCCGCAACTTTTTTTGGGGGGGACGTCCGATAAGCGCGACGCGGGCTCGCGCTGCTGGGTCAGCGCTTCCGGCGGCCGTCCGGCAAATAGCCAAACCGCGCCAGCGCGCTGGCGGAGATGCGTTTGCCGAACCGGCGATCGAGTTCGAACAGCAGCCAGACCAGCGCCAGCGTAAGCGCCAATACAATGCCGCAGAACATCAGGGTCAGATGGGGTGCGTCGAGGTTCGCCAGCATCCGGCCATTCTAACACAAGCCGACAAGGCCCGACGCAAAACGGCGCCGGCAGAGGTATGCCGGAGCCGTTGCAAGATCACATCAGCGTGTCTGGAGAGCGATCACTCGCACACTTCGACCCGCCGCACGCGGTAGCCCGCCGGAGTCATGATCCGACGGCGCACGAGATAGCAGCCACCTTCGTCATCATAGCCGCCAATGGCATAGGGATAGCCGCCATATCCGTAGCGGCCGTAGCCGTAGCCGCCGTACAGGCCCGCGCCGGCAAGCCCCAGACCCAGCCCGATGCCGACGCCGCGACCGCCCCAGCCGCCGCCCCTGAATCCGCCACCGTGGAAACCTCCACCGTGAAAACCGTGGCCGCCATATCCACCGCGCGCGGAAGCCTCGGTCGGCGCCGCCAAGGCAAGAACCGCCGCGGCCATCATCCCAAACACCATCTTGCGCAACATCACCATTCTCCAACACATCCGCTACGGTAGATTTGTATCGGTTAGATAGGATCGTTGCGACGAATAGCTATGCGATCGGGCCGCGGGCCGCTCACATCCGCGCTACCGCGCTGCGCTCGACGGCCGTCGCCGTTCAACAGCCCTTGCAGATGCTTTTCACCTTGCGATCGACGGCACGGTCCTGGGCATCGACGTTGGCGTCGCCCGTGGCCGGCTTGCCGTCCACCGCAGGCGCCCCCCCGGGCCCCGCGCCGGTCGTCCGGCCCATGCCGCCGCTCGAATTCGCCGTGCCGGCGCTGTTGGTGCCCGCCGCACCACCCGTCGCGCCTCCCGATGCGCCACCGGCGCCCCCACCGGTCTGGGCAAAAGCCGCCATGGACGACAGTAGAACGGCAACAGCGGCGAAAATCATTGGCTTGGAGGCTTTGAACATCGGAATCTCCTTTGCACGCCAACCGCGTCATCGGGCGCAGGTTCCCGATCGGAACAAAATCTTGCCGAAGGGTTTGAACTCAGTGTGTAAAGCGTTGCGTGGAGTTTCCCGATGTCGTGGGACAAGCAGTTTCGAGAGCCGATCGAGGTGCCGGATGGCGCCGTGCTGGTCAGTCTGCGCGACGCAGGCGCCTACATCACGCGGCTGCCGGCAGCCGAGCATGAGGCGGAGGAATGGCAGACCGCGATGCACTGCCTGATCGAGGCGGCCGATCACGGGGGTCCGGTCAGTTTTGCCAGGCTCGGCGTGGCGCAGGCGCTGAACCGTCGTGTCGATAAGGTCTATGATAAGTCGAGAAAACAGCCGCATTGGCGACAGTCGCCCCGTATGTAAGACATCCGTTTGCGCGAAAGAATGATCCGACCACCCGAGTGACAGGAAGGCATCCCATGACCGATCCCGAACGAGACCCCACTGACGAAGGCGAGCGCGCCGCCCGCGACGGAATTCCGGCCGAGGCCAATCCATATCAGGATGGCAGCCAGGAACATGCATTATGGAGCGCCGGCCACGAACGCATAGCCGTCGCCATGGAAGCTCAGGAGTCGGAGGGCACGTAGCCCTCATGCTTCTTCATCATGCGGTCGCCACGCGGCAGCGCGCCTGTCGCGTGGCGATGATAAGAAATCCCGTCAGCCGATTTTCTTCATGCCCTGTTTGAACCGCGGGCCATTCGCCGCGTAGAATTTCGCGGCGCTGCCCATCGCAGCGATCTGCTCGGGCGACAGCGTACGAACGACGCGTGCGGGCGCGCCGATGATCAGCGAATTTTCCGGAAACTGCTTTCCTTCGGTGATCACCGCGCCCGCACCGACCACGCTGTTGCGGCCGATCACCGCGCCGTTCATCACGATCGACCCCATGCCGATCAACGCGCCGTCCTCGATGGTGCAGCCATGCAGGATGACGTTGTGCCCGATCGTGCAGTTGGTGCCGATGGTCAGCGGGAATCCCTTGTCGGTGTGGCAGGTGCAGTTGTCCTGCACGTTGGAGCCCTCGCCGATCTCGATCCATTCATTGTCGCCGCGCAGTACGGCGCCGAACCAGACGCTGGCGGCAGCTTTCAGACGGATCTTGCCGATCACCTCTGCGCTGTCGGCGATAAAAAAATTGCCGTCGGCGGGAAGTTCGGGGCCCTGCCCGTCGAGTTCGTAGATCGCCATGGTTTCTTGTTCTCCCTTTCGGGAGACCTTGGCATGGATTGCAGCGATTATGCCAGCAGGCCCAGGGCCCGCAGCGTCATGACCACGAACGTGCCGGACATCAGGCTCCAGAAGCCGGCCAGCACGGTCGCCATCATCACGAACCGGATGCGATATTGCTGGACCACGCGGCGGCCGAGCAGCGTGTTGCGCATGATGATGAAGGGCGCGGCGAACACCAGGAATGGCACGGCGGCGAAGGCCGTGGGCCTGGCGCGATGCTGCAGCAGCGCGAAGCCGGCGGGGCGCTGAAGCAGCGCCTGATATCCGCTGGTCAGCAGGCCCGCCAGTGCGAAGCCGATGCACAGCTCAAACAGGGAATTCAACGCTTGCGGCGACATCGAGGATCTTTCCTACACACGACAACGCGCCTTGATCGCAAAATCCAGGGTTCTGCG
Coding sequences:
- a CDS encoding DUF6949 family protein, with amino-acid sequence MSPQALNSLFELCIGFALAGLLTSGYQALLQRPAGFALLQHRARPTAFAAVPFLVFAAPFIIMRNTLLGRRVVQQYRIRFVMMATVLAGFWSLMSGTFVVMTLRALGLLA
- a CDS encoding transglutaminase-like cysteine peptidase codes for the protein MAIAAFLIGFSVTANAGDARYASLGDTTRSPIGWIEFCADNPADCRGAATQARDIVITQTAWKDLLRVNRWVNETIKPMTDQDHWGVVEKWSLPDDGYGDCEDYVLLKRKMLIDAGWPREALLITVVRDKKGDGHAVLTVKTDKGEYVLDNQNENVVSWTETGYRFVKRQSQSNPNVWVSLGDNRPAVATASAR
- a CDS encoding PilZ domain-containing protein, which gives rise to MALAQPRSILPAAEEKRRFQRVKVHLLGRYMLPDRREFPCQVINMSPGGLALLGPGIGNIGDRVIAYLDHIGRVEGKVTRIIDNGFAMTVGATPRKRDKLAAQLTWLANRDILNLPEDRRHDRIVPRNPICVLTLEDSTQMTCRIIDLSLSGAAIAAEKRPPLHSHVSLGRVQSRVVRHLEEGFAIEFIHEQLAETLEDSVNAG
- a CDS encoding PAS domain-containing protein, with the protein product MKHPSSKEFFAYWDDKRGDARAPERSDIEPGPVRELLGDIFVLSYDKPAGFPFRVAGTRVCALLDRDLKGQAFPMLFAPDNRRDIEEIVTVVAEELLAAVAGVTAVTDDGRKVQLELLLLPFNMRAHTPTSLTGLLAPLGEAGGRLGYFSLTSFRYLAHPPQRFAPRALRKLKVAHGLMIYEGLR
- a CDS encoding gamma carbonic anhydrase family protein, yielding MAIYELDGQGPELPADGNFFIADSAEVIGKIRLKAAASVWFGAVLRGDNEWIEIGEGSNVQDNCTCHTDKGFPLTIGTNCTIGHNVILHGCTIEDGALIGMGSIVMNGAVIGRNSVVGAGAVITEGKQFPENSLIIGAPARVVRTLSPEQIAAMGSAAKFYAANGPRFKQGMKKIG